One Styela clava chromosome 4, kaStyClav1.hap1.2, whole genome shotgun sequence genomic window, gccgtcatattgcgacatcttgaCGCCGTCttacgcgacatcttggcgccgagcaTTCACACTTTTCgcctccgattcatcgcgaatgcgctccatcaaatctcgcaaaattaagaagcctcaaaatcagcatgcgtgctttttctgttctgcgtgctttttctacttaatatgaccatccatataaaacgtaaTGCATATCTTCTttttcaaaccagaaaacagtcaaaaacagtataatattccagtaagataggaacttgttgcgaccccacaggtggtcacgagacgctcaaaaaagcatgggctgcggagatcttttccagacacagtaggattttgagcctgttgccaagttaccgacgactttgtcattgtaatgcaaattcatttcgtttgaggcgtcgatcaactgcagagggattttTATGATGAACCCATTGAAAAATAAAAGGCTTGATTAAAATGgcgattctactttacagtcccgattaaaaaagaattacttatcacaattttagatatctcttgataacgaatactcATGgccaagtaatcgagcaattgaactgttgtccgtcttttcagccagttactgcgttatgcgaaaaaaacATCATCACTAGATTCAATTacaacgaagcaaagaaatcggctgcacgcggctgcagagctacgtgttgcaaaaaCTTCTTTGAGCCTCGTTTGTAATCTTATATTGGAAacaaaacagcagcaaaattctcacaggagttaattgtgtttgtacatgatttggcatgtacctGTTTTTAATGTGAGATATTTTATGCAtacctttcttacgcataatgggtgcccagcactgcatttcattacgcaaatatagggtattattttatgtttcacccatttttaatttttggtcagcacattatttgatagtttttctccgTGTGAAATGGTTTTAAGTgtgcttttttgtctagaagcatattgagtgctcgacattgcattatattacgcaaatatatgttattcttttctgttccggccattttaattttttgccggtccgcgaacaCATTTAAtgtaattttaccggtccgccagggtagaaaggttggggaCCGCTGGTATAAACGACATCAGTAAGTTTTCAGGGAATATATAGCCCCAAATTGTTAGGAAATATGGGACTCAAGAAATGCAGTGCTGTCAAGCATACAATCAAGATAACAAGCCAGGGGTATGACTGATTTTTTGAGtggaaaattaaataaacattagGGATGCGACAAGATTCGGACTCGTGCTCGGATTCGTGGCCGAATCTCTCGTAATTTGATACTCGGATTCGGCCCGAGTCTTTGATGATTTTACCCGAGTCCGGGATATCATACGTCACGCGATAGTCAGGCGCAGACTGGTGGCGGATTCGAcgggaaattcaactttttcgtTCTGTTTTGCCACGAGACTGTTCAATCTATTTTCTctacggtgaaattaaaactaGGCGCCAAAACTACAAATTCACGACGCCGtaagaacaaaaaaatgtcaGCGAAAGTCAgctgaataaattccagtgttgCGCGTGTAGCTTGCCTTCCAGTGCCAGACGTCGTTTAGTGAATGTTTACCACGTCCTTTTTCAAGCATATACTTGCTAATCCTCTAACAGTGATTAATCCGTAATCAGCGGTAACCATGTCGTGCTGTTCGCCTGTTATCGTTCCATAAATGATCTAGCTATTTCCGGAGAGAAACAAATGTTAGAAATAAAATAGTGAAAGTTACGGTTCTTTTAAGAGAAAAGTacaactcgcagatgtcagtggcGTTACAAtcgtatatatgtacaaaaacaatcTCGCAAGTCgcatcgattaaatgtgcaTAAATTTGGAAACTATTACTCGTGGTAATTGGATGTTAATCGGGccgactttttatttttattcaataattatttacaTACACCGCGATTAGTGAcgggcaaaatcgaatttttcctgatcgaataattcgactaccgtatttcttttaatttacCGATAGTAGAAAATTACTAGAAGACTGGAGACTCGATAACAACGCGGCGTCTTTACTTCTTATCCGTAATTTTATCACAATcgtgaattgtttttttgtcaccgcgatcgtttcggcgacCGACATCCTAATTATGGttggtaaactatatttttaaagcACCCTTTTTCACTATCAGCTCTCACGCAACGCCGGACATCGAAGtttcgtttttatatttcaggcagAAGTGTGAGTACAAATCGGCGAAGATATTAAAGACAGCTATTAATTAGtgaattcataaatatattaattttattctggccTCATCTTCTGGATTTGATCTTtcatatcacagtttgtaaattacggtccctaTTTTGAGCGAACAATACCTATCGTGGCtgtgttattttaatattagataataaataaaaactccgGAAATTTACCATTGCGTGCTGTTTGAGTTATGGCATTTCCACCTAGTCGAAACAATATTTCCATATAATACATAATTTACCTGCCTCActtaatctggtttgacgtttctataTGTGAAAAGGTGTTGGCGCGCTTTATACAAAATTGGGAATTGTTAAGATAACGATAGGCGCAGAAAGAAAACCATAATAACTCTCACATTTATCGTTTCTGTCTGTTAGCGAGAGTCGTATGTGAATTCTTACTTGTAACTCTCACTTCTAAATTAATGttaacaaatttgattttgcttttcaaagcgccgttatttgtattaatgaaaatgattgtgTCATACAGCCGTAACTTAGCATATAACACATTTCGCCTTTTGCGTCTCTCTTATAGAAtcaaaatcaacaattacacattcttattttCCGCGGATTCAAACGAAGAATAGCTAGCTATTTTGTTACGATATATTTATAAGATACATTTATTCGATGCTTCCACAGTTGGCAATTCTTTATTAGTACCCCAATTATCACGGAGATGGGCGTCTGTATCAGCGCCgactaaaaaagataacatatgagtaaaaatttcccataaaaaatttgttccaaACGTGTGGGTTATGGCCCGTATTTATCGTGACAGGACACGAGCGCGGCGTCTTCAGCAGTCGACGCGGCGGTCGATCAGAGTTACGTAACAAAGTATTCCTTCGACGGGGAATATGACCTATTTATACTAATTTAAACTAGTCGCTCAGAGAATGCTTGTCTCGAAAGCAATAGTGTTTATGTGCAACGTTTTCAAATTACATAGTCTTTTCATACAGAATGTTTAATTTACGGCCAATATACGAGAACAACAGCATCActttaggtatttgtttcgTAGCTATGTAAAAGTATTGGACTCGGGACTCGGACACGAGTCCAGCACAAATACTCGGGATTCGGCCGAGCCGAACCTTTTTGGATTCGTCGCATCCCTAATAAACATACATGAAAAACGTACAATATCCTAACTATTTTGAGGAAGATGAGAGCCTTTAATATTGAGACAGCTTaatcatgtcgggtatgggaattGTTAACTATATAATTGTTCCAATTGTAATTATTTACCGGTACTCTTTTATAATCatcaattttcaataatatagtAAGAAGTTCTTTGATCagcaatattatttgaaataccactTACCAAATGAAATCTCGACAATGGGAACAAAATGTTGGTTGCTTTAAATAAGTAGCTAAAAACTTGTGCCCGTTGATGCGATGAATTCTCCGGCGTACAGCATTCCTTCGTCCCTGTTTTTGAGTTCTTTCTTTGAATTGTCGAACGGGGATATGCCGATTTTTACCTAGTAAAATATATAAGGTAGGTTACAAAAATATACTGCGAACATCATCACGAAAGTTTACTCTAAAATGGTTTCAAGCCGACTTCTGAATAGAGAAGGAAAATGACATAATGTCATTGGCATGTAACCATTAACACACGTAGAAGTTTAATGTGCCAGTTTTCAAAACATTGAACTTTAAATTATTTCAGATCTAAACTGCCAGAGGGAATCTGCAAGAAAAGCAGTTTCTCACTAGATTTTgacaataatattcaaaaaaaaaaatcaagttatattttataattggaCAATAAGAAATTATACCTGTCAAACagatttgaaaatgaattttccCAATATTTGCTGTTACGGGAATAAGAAATGAACTATAAATTGCCAACAAATGTCATCTATGAACTTGAATGCTGACTATGAATGCCAAGAAAATTCAGTTCAAACCAAATAGAAAATCAATAATGTTAAAAAACTGTACAATAGGAATGCAAAAAAACAGAAGTGCATATTAGGTTTTTTGGCAAAATTTGACACTATTGaagcaaaatatatatcaaacctaattgattgaaagttttcacggactcaaatcaaaataaatccTAGAATATCAATCTCTTTCAATATAGACCTTTCTAATACTGACATGGGTTTACCTATTTAAATGATATCAGGGTATTTTAGGGTATTGTATTGTAGATCTGATGCATTTAATTGTTCAATGTCTTACCTCAATCAATATTTACTCGTGATTAATGTCTGACTTGAAGTATTTGATTTGCATCCCAGTAGTGTTTTGGGCCTCATAATTCAAACTTTTTGTAATGCAAATATACATGAATCATGTGAATCTATATACTTATTCATTATCAGTACGCTATGACAAAGGTGCCTGAGACATTTAGTTGCCAATAAGAGTTGACAATTGAAACGGAtctaattttcatttaaatattcaaattgtatATTCCATGTCTAAGGAATATTTCCACAATGATACATTTGTAAGCTGAAAATTCGATagtaaaatattgtaaaaaaacagGGCGCACAATGCACATCTCCactaattaaattcaaaatttattcagGAAATGACATTGCTGCCCTTTTTAATTTAGCTCTAACATACATTCCAGATGTGAACAtggtttaataataataatggatattcaataaaaaagctTGATATTCCTCAGATCAGATCTATATTAAGAATAGTCTAAACCAGAAAATTAAATATGAAGTTGAACATTATACAACAAAAACGTTGCTTTTAGAATGTTATTGAACAAAAGCTTTAATCATGCATTTTACTTTTAGGATTCCCAATTCTAATTTGCATCAGTTTTACTAGATTACAATTATATAGCATATCATGATTTACATACATGTATAATGGAACaatttaacaatatatatttgtcaTGAATCAAAAAAGATAAACGTTACAACAGACTTAGataaaaacttataaataatttgCCCATCCCATGATAAATGCTCAATTAGTTTTCAGTTCATTCTTTGCCATACCCACACATCATTTATATGTACTCGAATGATTTGGTGTGTGAAGTATTCATTATAGGTGGATATTAATATTAGGTAGTAGACGTAGTAGTAACATAATACATGTGCAAAGCATGAATCACATAATATGGTATATTGCACTACACACCATTGTATAGCGTCATGAAAATCAAAGCAAACTCGATTAGGTAGCAAGTGGATTCTACTTGACATGACATATTGAATTAGAATACCTGGCTTTCAAGGTAATGAAACCTAATCATTACCTTTTGAaacaattcgaaaaaaaaagtatgtaaaagtattttaaaaatacacatTGAATTCACTAATTACACTGTTGAtgacaatttttgtaaaaaaataaaaattcaattgaaACTGATAATATGCGTCAACTTCCTATTTGAGTCATGCATAATACGCTATAAGTAAATACACAGCAGGTTAGGTGGGTCACTGTAATCTCAACATAGAAACAAAATAAGCGTGGTAAAAGGTTACAtatataacaaaatgaaatataattacCTTCTTGCATTTTGAAGGAAAAGTTCAACATTCCAGCTGGTTCCATAGGAATCTAAAACGAAGagaaatttcataaatattaactTGCATGATCTTCTTTTTCAAACCcttctgaaataaatttttttgatttggaATAATGAATATTACATAAATTGGATCGCGATTACCAGGTAACACCGTATATAGCATATTCAGTGAATTTAATATGAAAATGCGGTCAAGATGAAAATGTCCTGATTGGTTCTTTGCTTTACagctttcaaaaatgaaatgaaggcatttttgttatattattggGCCTCAATTGCTCAAAAgtcaaaatgataatttttgaaaataaactattctaaaatcaacaatttaataaaatatggaatataataaaaatcttttttgaGGCAATTTAAATATTCGGTTCGCTTTGGACATTGCTTGtattaaaatacatttaattatGCCATAGAATAATCCTAAGTGATGTTTGAAAAATAGGTGACTTTTTTTTTCTACTACCGATTAAGTTAAAATCATGATAACTACCAGTAAACATATCTGCATTAACTATTGGTTAATGTTTTATCCTGAACTACAGCGAATAAAAAGCCTATAAATGAAAacatcaaataaatttatttcgaaaaaaatatttaataagaCTTGCAAACAGTAGGCCTAGGTATGATATATATTAGCAATGAAATCTAACCTTAGTCTAACTTCAACAGTGTTAAATTTAAATGTTCCAAGATTTCTTTACATACCGTAGTTATTAGTTAGTAAAcaggttggaaaaaataatgtTGTTATTGAGTATCTtttcttataatttttttttttaaatattgcatgATTAGTgcatatcaatttttttcattcacaAATTATCGCATGGTATCAATTGGGATTGTCTTTTGAATATTCATTGTGCATGAAACTGATTAAACAATGAGAAAATCCCATTTATTAACGCTATTagattatttgaataatttccaTCTTATGATAAATCTCTGTTGCTaaaggaaattaaaaaaaacaatgatataGATAGTTAGTATTAGTTCTACAAACACAGTCTAGATTGTCATCTAGTTTAATAAGAGTAACCATGGCAATGTGGAAAAATACACTGTTCATAGCAATAAAATGTTATTGATTCAATTTTAGAATGAAAAAGAAGGGAAACCTAAAGGCTAAAGGGGTCCAATCTAAGTCattgaaaaaagaataaaattgagGTAAATGCAATTAAAAATTCATGATTCCGATATTATCATGATCTTTCTTAAATTCGAAACAATAACCATTAATAGAAgaaatttgcttatttttgCAACCATAATATGATTTCGCTCCACAACATTTACCATATATCAAAATTGCAGTGCATAATTGATTACCTGTAATACAGAAtagcaaaatttttgatttttttttactttatgtGCTGTAACTGAAATGCAGCATTTTATTTAGGAAAATCACAAAGTAGGCCTGTAGAATTAGAAATTTACATATTGATGAAAGTTGTTATTATGGTCTTCTTTAATAATCACCAGACATATCACTTGAGTATAAGTTGGCTTCGTTAGGTTCAAGgcacaaaatcaattttattttatccccTAAAGTGAGGGCTTCTCTTGAGATCTGTTTGAAAGCATTATTAGCtggaattataaaataatgGCATTGTGATTCACAATACTGAGACAGCGGTATGCAATTATAAGCAACTGCAGCATTTGAGGCTGAAGATTCGGAACTAATTATGCGAGCAAGAGCCAATCCCAGGGGAGATTGGTTTTAATTAACACTTGAAGCAGGGCTAAGGAATGTGTTGAATTCCAAACACAATACCAAGTACAAATGGACATTTGGTTGGCAATGGCAAAGtatacaaaattgatttttttttataaaatatccaTTACCAATGTTAGcgaagtgcaaaattgaattagGATGTCTTATTGTATGtaaattttgttaaatatattgCATGATTTGGTACAAAATAGATCACAGGAATAGTCAATAGTTGTAGTAATGAGTTATTTTTGTCAAAGACATCAGCATAATAGTGAAAACCTGAgtgaaatgcaaattttttttaaaatacttagATTTACTCTGTGTATAAATTGATGCTtcgaatatttttgaatgaattaaaaaatgaatgaacATTTAGTATTAAAAAAAAGAGAAGGGAAGACTTCTcgtcaaaataattttgaaaccaTATTGGGAATTCAGTCGAAATAATGTCTTTGACATTTCTCcactttcaatttcaatttccaTTGGGACATATTATTAAATTACATGAATTTTAGATGTGAAAATGGCCTAGTTTCAAAAtacagatttgaaaatattcagaaaaaacaATTGTTCAGTTTTGGTCATCTTAAAATATAGCATACTTGCTCTAAAACTCTGACACCTTAtcataacaacaaaaacaattagctGTAATAATtggtaaataataaaatatgtcaaTATAACTGTCAGCTTGTCTGTTGTATAAAATCATGTATAGAGAACATGCGGAAGCTGTTACTAGTTTGCACCTGACTTTATTTTGATGCAAATCAATACAATGGTATCAGAGAAGGGTTAAAAAAAGGACTTCAATAGTTTGCTTCATTATACTACAATTTTCAGTGCAGTTCATCATATATTCTCATTGTTGATGTGTTATAAAAGCACAATGTATTTAGCGACTAACTTTCCTATGAAAAATtctatcaaaaatatattttaaagatattcATTCAAATGCTGATATTTTCCTATCTTTCATTTGATAATGTCTTTTTTGACAGACATATCCGTTGGGTGTAGTGGCATATTGACAGTCTCAAGGGATATTCAACAACTTCTTTAttaataaagtaaaatatacTAAGGCTGCTCAAAGCAAGCACTCACTCAAATATGCAAAGTTCATGCAGATTTATGAGATGAAAATTTTGGATTCATATAAAAGTAGGATGAGGACTTCATCTCAAAAGGGCAAATATTTAAGATGCTTGCTTTGCGAAAATAAACAAAGTTTTTTCTGATTGCTTAACTCctgtaactttttttaaaatatttaagcGAATAGTGCTTTAATAAGCTTTGAATAAATACCAACACCTGTAATGTAACTTTGTATAATCTTTAactaataatttttctaaattttaacattcACGCTTTTGTCTTATTAGTTTTGGGGTCCTGTCATtattatcaaaacaaaatgttattgttattaGCTATTCAGTTAtacattgaaaataataatagtgGGTCGGTGTAAGCTACTCCAGTTTGGCAGGATAGAAACAGGTGATACTGTATTACTAATTACTATCAGACCACTACAAAACACACCATTTTATAGACAacatataaacaaaataaataacttGTATATTCTAGTTCTAATACACCATGACAAAATCCAGATAGCAGTCATCTTATCTTACCTGAATGTCATTGAATCCAACAACATCCGAATTTGCAGTTAGCAATTGTTCAAAGCTAACTTGGGCATCTGCAACAAAATCATCCTCTGGCACAGCATAATGGAATACACGAAAGGTTAGCATTTGGGCCTCATGTACCTGAAAAACAAGCAAATgtatctaaaattaaaaaaaataaataaaatagagcAGCTTGGTACATAATAAATCATTGAATGACTATAAAAATGTATCAGTGACATAAATAGCATTTGCCCAAAAGGTCATTATATTGGCTacaaagttaaattttaagaaATATTCCACTCTATTTATGTAAAGAAAACTAATGTAAATCAGCAAAAGTAGTTTCAAAAATTCAGATAGCATAGTATATCAGTAATATCGAACTCAGTGTATTTAAATTAAGCCAAAATTttactgaaaaaatatatttgaatgattTACTACAAAAAGAGGAAAAAAAAGACCAAAGTGTACAATACTTAGACAGCTGTTAAAATAGGCTATAATGTGCCCatcatgaaaaaaattgatcTTTGAGATTACTAATGATCTAACGATAATAATCACAAGAATAGAATTCTATACATGCAGCTAATGAGTAATTCAAGagcaaatgaattttaaatgaCAAAAGACCTCTGTGGTTTCATGTTCTGTTTGCTAAATTTGGGATTGACTGAGTAAAAATCAATACATAGGGATGTTCCTATTTAATTAGTATGGTAATCCAGAAATCTTAATTCAATTTGTTCCCATTCCGGATAATCTACATTGATCAATGGTATGTAATAATCGATGAAAATGTCAAATCTTGTATAAGCCTTCCCTTGTACCTATATTTGATGAATCAGACAATTCCATCTATTACGTCCCTGACACAATTCAATATTACCataatttgaaatgaaacaGAATATATCTTCCTACAATTACCGGTATTTGTTCTACAAGTTTAATTAAGTTGTGATATTTCtgaaacaatttgtttttggtGATTTTGAGTCAACTCAACATCCTTAAATtataagaaagaaaaatatctcAGTATTAAAAAAGTGGGAGTGTACTAAATTTTGCATGAAGATTTAATTCATaactagaaaataaattttacgcTCATGACATTCTAATATGGCAAAGAGACAGATACAAGGAAATGCATCATcatcaaatttggtaaaatattaaatcttttgAACAAATATCAAAGTTTACCTTCTGATTACATGGAcaaacttttcaatttatttaatttatccAGGGTGAACCCCTAACTAGTATGTGATAAATGTATAGCCATCATTAATTGTAATCTAAAACCTTTTCATCCCATCCATGGTTTAACCAGGCTATTTCAGTTTGAATCCCATTTGATGTAGTAAATCAGCTCAGGAAGCAAGAGCTACAACTACggtaataatattaaaatatatttgttcagAGCCGTGTCAGATCATAAATGTCAATAGGAGCAAATCATGGTTAGAGGTTCAATTTGAAAAAGTTGtacaaaatttcattaaattaaCTACAGCTGTCAAAGCTTCAGATTTCTCGCTCCAACCAGACTATGTTTTTCTGTAATTACAAACTATCGAAACAAGATCCTAATCTTTGAATTTAATCTCCTCAATAGACAATCTGAGccgcaataaaaacaaaattctttTGAACATGGCCAAATTAAACATACATAGAATGGGATGTACCAAAGTTCAGTTTCTAGAATATAATAAATTGTATCCAATGTAAACAGGTATCTTTCAATCTAAGTACAAGTTTGTCATCAAAAGACTTATGCAGagcaaacaataaaaacaaccTTTAAAAACATTCATTCATTTCAAGTCTAACAAACACACCTGTTCTCTAAATTCTTCTTCAGTCCATTCTGGTGAAAGGGTTTTTGGTTTTGTGCTGGTTTTTCCGATCACTTTATCATCTACGCTTACTTCAACATAGGGGTCAAGTGTTGTAACAGATATTCCCGGTAACCGTTTAATAAAAGCAGTTGGTTCCAACTTGTCAGCTCCCTTGATGCGAACGGTGAAAGTTCCACTAAATCCAGCAAACATGATTGAAATTCAATGACGAAGTTCAATATTGCCTAACATAAAactttagaagcatttttgctttgaaagaaGAAATAGATGATTTggaattataaaaatgtattcaacaTCGGGATTGGATATAGTCTACTTGGATAAAATTTCTTCACTTCACTGTAACACAGAAATAAATAAGGCACAGAAAAGCAGCATTGGCAATACTTCAAAAAGATGATATTGTTCTGATTAATCTACATCACATTAATATAGGAGGAAACAAAACCTTCCCAGTTTCACTATGTCAGCACTGTGAAAGCATAAGGATCACATTCAGCCTGGCTAGTTAACCAACATGACAGAATTGCAAAGAAATAATCTACATGCTTCTAATTGTTAAATGAAATGATTTATTTCTGTGATCACAATCTTTTGCCTCCTGTGTTTGATAAGGtagaaaaatcataaaatataatgtACATTCCATAGCgaaaaacaagcaaaattttACCAAGAAAGGTAGAGCCGATTGGTACCCCTCAACGTTATACTTAATCATATTTTAGAACTACCATTCATGACAAAGAATAAATTAGAATGCTAATTGGCACAGAAATCTGAGGATGACTAATAACACTATCTCAATCATCTAAAATCTAACAGATGTATACCTAATAAATTCTGAATCATGAAATTTTCAACCATTACAGAATTATAGTAACTAGATTTCTAATTGATCAGTCTGCTGCAGTTATCATATTACGCCTACTTCCTTACAAAATCAAGGAATGGTTTTATGCCAGACCAATAACAACATgcatttattcaatttatacACTCTCAGAATGAATGTTCAAACATTTAAAGTAAAGCATCATATTGTTAAGGATATCagtaaagaaaaatatttctacgATGCATGGTCCTGATAAGGAGCCAATACTTCACTTGCATTTTTATTCTCCGATTCCTCTGTGGAATATAACTTATGTTTCATAATATAATCGATTACAGAATCAGGAGTTAAATATTTGATGCTTTCCTTCTTTCTCAGAGCACGCCTCACAACGGTGGAACTTGTATCATTGTTAATTGGATCTGTTATTATATGTATACTATCACGTAACTCTGACAGCATGGTATTGTCGGCCATAATTCTTTCGGAATCGTAACCCGGTCTTTCAATCACAAGAAGGCCAAACTCATTAATTATCGCTTTGATATCCTCTGCCAACCATAGACCGGGTCTATTAAAGGATTCAAAAAAGTCTGAACCACACAACAGCATAAGCTTTGAAAGGTTGTTGTTCACTTTCagattatttttagcatttcgaaGAACTTCTATAGTCGGTGTCCAAGATTTCTGATTGCTTTCCCATCTCGATACTTCCAACCAATTATTGCTTTTAATTGCTAAAGAACACATTTTATTTCTGTGAGATGAGATTTCTAAGCCTTGTTTCTTGTATCCATCAGATACAGGAGAAACCAAGCCTACGCTGACTTCAGCATTCAGAGTGTACTTGATATAGTCTTTTGCTACTTCAAACATACGAAGGTGCATGTTTGTGATGGGGTTAAATGACCCACATGCAATTAAAGAATATTTGTCTGC contains:
- the LOC120326431 gene encoding nicotinamide/nicotinic acid mononucleotide adenylyltransferase 1-like — its product is MMTRGRCVADVKNIAKKRRIKSRHDRSKSREHISKRSRNTTNNTSVNDVEADKYSLIACGSFNPITNMHLRMFEVAKDYIKYTLNAEVSVGLVSPVSDGYKKQGLEISSHRNKMCSLAIKSNNWLEVSRWESNQKSWTPTIEVLRNAKNNLKVNNNLSKLMLLCGSDFFESFNRPGLWLAEDIKAIINEFGLLVIERPGYDSERIMADNTMLSELRDSIHIITDPINNDTSSTVVRRALRKKESIKYLTPDSVIDYIMKHKLYSTEESENKNASEVLAPYQDHAS